In Pseudohongiella acticola, the sequence ATTTCTGGCTACCGTGCCGACGATGCCGATGCCAGCATCACTATGAACCGTAGTGCGGTGGATCAGGTCATTATGGGACAGGCAACTTTGGCCAGTCTGCTCGTCAGCGGTCAGGGTCAGGTCACCGGCGATGTTGACGTGTTACAACAGTTGGCATCGGTACTGGTGGAATTTGACCCGGTTTTCGAGATCATGCCCGGCACGCGCTGAGATGCGGACAGAATGCGCTCACTCGCTGGTCACGTAAGCCGACATTTCTATGCCGAGCAGGCGATTGCCGGCCAGTTCCACCGAACCCAGATAACGTTCGTGACCGGTGGATGAGAACTCGAAATCGTAGCGCCGGTACCACTGCAGAACGCTGGTATCACCGCGACGCAGGCGGCTTTTTTGCAGCACCATGCTCTGGTCGAGCAATTGCAGATTCAGCTCTTTGCAACGACGCGCGGCATACTGCAGGGCGAACGCCTTGGCATCGCGTGATCGCCACCAGTGGTTGACCAGCACCACCAGCAGGGCCAGCCAGACCAGATCCATCAAACTCAGCATAAGGCGGTTCTTCTGTCAGGGTAAATGTTGTAAGCTCGGCTGCATCATACCAAAGCCTGAGAGCACCTGAGCATGAAAAAATCATTTTTGCGCTTCCAGTACAGCATGGCTGCCGCCGTGTTCTGTCTGGCAGCGCTGCTGAACCCCGCTGCTGTGCTGGCACAAACCGGCACCCACAACGAGAATGCGCTTATGAATGAAGAATCGCCTGTCCCCGGCATCAGTTTTCGTTTCATTGAGACCAATGGTATTCGCATGCGGCTGGCCACCATGGGCGACAGCGGCCCTCTTGTGATCATGGCGCATGGCTGGCCGGAGTCATGGTATTCATGGCGGCACCAGATCAAGGCCGTGGCCGACGCCGGCTACCGCGTGGTTGCGCCCGACATGCGTGGCTATGGTGCCACCGACGCGCCAGCGGACGTGGAAGACTACAATATCAGGACGGTGGCAGCCGACATCGTTGGCATCGTTGATGCTTACGGGGAAGACAAGGCCATCCTGATGGGTCACGACTGGGGCTCAATCGTGGCCTGGAACACGGTGCTACTGCATCCCGAGCGCTTCTCCGCGCTGGTGGCAATGAGTGTGCCGTATTCCGGGCGCCCGGCGGAATCTCCGCTGGCGAGCTGGCAGAGCGCATTTGGCGAGAATTTTTATTACATTCTTTACCATCAGGAACCCGGCGTTGCTGAAGCGGAATATGATGCCGACCCACGCGGCCTGCTCAGCCGCCTGTACCTGTCACCCGACTCGCCGCGTGAAGCGCCGCAGGTCACTGATCGACACCGGTCAGCCGGAGGCTGGATTCCGCGATTGGGGGCAGCCAAAGGTCTGCCCGACTGGCTGACGCAGGATGACCTGGATTATTTTGTCAGCCAATTTGAAGCTGCAGGCTTTCGAGGCGGTGTAAATTATTACCGCAACTTCCATCGCAACTGGGAAATCACGCCGCAACTGACCGACAAGAAAGTGACGGTGCCGACGCTGTTTATTGCAGGCGAAAACGACGTGGTGATTGGCGGTGCATCTCAGGGCCGTTTGCAGGGCGCGATGAACCGTGTGGTGGAGGATTTGCGTGGTGTGGTGGTGTTGCCGGAAGCCGGCCACTGGATTCAGCAGGAACTGCCGGAAGAAACCAATGCGGCAGTGCTGGAGTTCCTGGAAGGGCTGTAAACCCTTCCAGGATCGCCTTCACATCATCGATTGCTGGTAATTTTCCAGACCCACGGAATCGATCAGACTGAGCTGGGTTTCCAGCCAGTCTACGTGTTCTTCTTCACTTTCCAGAATCGAGGCCAGTAGCTCACGGCTAACGTAGTCGCGAATGGACTCGGCGTATTCGATGCCATCACGCAGATCCGGGATAGCCATATTCTCCAGCTTCAGGTCACACTCCAGCATCTCTTTAGTGTGTTCACCAATCAGCAATTTGCCCAGACTCTGCAGATTGGGCAGACCTTCCAGAAACAGAATGCGCTCGATCAGCTGATCGGCATGTTTCATCTCATCGATGGATTCTTCATATTCCTTGTCGGCCAGTTTGACCAGACCACGGTCCTTGTACATGCGTGAATGCAGGAAATACTGATTGATCGCCACCAGCTCGTTACCAAGCGCTTTATTCAGGTGTTTGATCATGGTTTTGTCGGCTTTCATGAATGACTCCTTATCAGACGGTGCATTTCTGGCGAACAACGCCCGAAAACAGGAGATAAGGGTGCTCTTTTACGCTCGCCAAGTCAAGGTAAAACCTTGCTAAGCCATTGACATAAAAAAGAAAAAGAGAGTGAAAACGAGAATGATTCGGGTTCGCCAGAGGCTGGCGAGGATGTCATGCCGCGTAGGCGAGATCCTTGATTGCGGAAGCCGCATCCTTGAGGCCGGCGGCGGAAATGGTTTCCGCGATGATCTGCTTGGCAAACTTGCCACAACGTCCGCAGTCACTGGCCAGGCCCAGATTGGCCCGCACATCGGCCATGGATACGTCACCGCCGGCGCAATATTCGCGGATCTGCGTATCGGTAATCTGACGGCATATGCAAACGTACATTCGGACGACCTCGGTAACAGGACTTGTTTCAGAACAGGATTAAGAATAAACGCGAATAGGAATGATTGTCAATACGATGCGCGAAAATATTTCATCCCCTCCCGCCTTGTCTCCATCGAGTGTCGCCCGGGCAACGCCTCTCGACAATTTCAGTTATAGTAGAACCGTGGCTCATTTATATCCGCAGGCTCTTTTATGCTGACCAACTCTTTGCTGACCAACAACAAGAATCCCGACAGATTGTTAACCCGCATGCTGCTCGCTGCAGTGCTTGCCGCTGGCCCCACACTGACTGCCCAGGCCCAAACCCAGGAGCAGGAGCAGGACCAGAACCAGAACCAAGAGATACCGCGCACGCTCGAGGGCCGGCCAGATCTGCAGGGCATCTGGACCAACGGCACACAGACACCACTGCAGCGTCCGTCGCGTTATGGCGATCAGCGCACGATGAGTGCAGAAGAAGCGCTGGACATGCAGCAGGGCGCGCAACAGCGTGAACAGCGAGCAAACGCGCCCAGCGATCCGGACCGGGCACCGCCCACCGATGGCAATACCGCCGCAGCCTACAACACCTTCTGGCTGGATCGTGGCTCGCAGGTGGTCAACATAGATGGCGAGTACCGGACCTCCATGATCATCGATCCGGCCGACGGTCAGATTCCTTTCCGCGACGACGCTCCCGAACAGAACCTGATGGAGCACTGGCGTGACATCCATGGCGACGACGCGTTTCTGGGGCCGGAGATGGCCACCATCGGCGAGCGCTGCCTGTTGTTTTATGACTTTCGCACCTCTAACTCCAGTGCCGGCCCACCGATGATGCCAATCATCTACAACAACAATTATCAGATCGTGCAGACACCGGACTATGTCGTGATCACGGCAGAGATGATGCACGATGCCCGCATCATCCGCCTGCAGGGCGAACACCTGCCACCAGAGGTGCACAAATGGATGGGGGATTCGGTAGGGCACTGGGATGGAGACACGCTGGTCGTCACCACGCGCAACATGCATCCGCAGCAGTCGCACTATGGCTCCGGTCCGGGCCTGGAAGTGACCGAAACGTTCAGGATGACAACCACCGGGGAGATCGTTTACAGCTTTACCATGAACGACCCGGTGGCCTACACACAGCCGTGGACTGCAGAGATGGTGTTATACGCCCGCCCGGAAGGGGACCGCATTTATGAGTATGCCTGCCATGAAGGCAATTACGCCCTGCCCGGCATCCTGGCCGGCAAACGCCGCCAGGAACAACAGGCAGAATAAAAAGAGAGGAATACCAACCGACCAACGATGGTAGCTTTTTAAAGCGGACCCCGTTCCCAAGGCCCCCAGATGGCAAAGGTAATTCCCGGCGTCTGGATATTGATAAACAGGAATTCACCCGTCGAATCAAAACAGGCACCGGCGACTTCCTGCTGTCGATAGTCACCCGGCGCACACTGTTTCCCAGACGATGAGATATTGCCTTCGCTGAGCACAATATTGTTCTTGGCAAAGATGAATGTATCACCGGTGACCTGCAGCCCCATCACCCGCTCACCAAAGCCGAACTGATCGCCGACACCGCCGCCATCTTCACACAGGACGACGCCGCCACGTGGGCTCACCGCGATGTTGTCAGGGTTATTGGCCATCTGCGCACTGGTTGATGCAAACAGGCAACGCAAGCGATTTTCTGCCGGGTCCAGCATCCACACGGCACCTTCACCCTGCCCGGGCTCACCGTCCGCGTTTTCGCCAGCACTGGTATCAACAATGTAGAACAGGCCCTCCGAGTACCAGATACCTTCTCCGCGGCTGATGCTCAGGGCGCCGGCTTCGTTAGCCTGCAGATACGGACCACTGAGATCGCCAATCGGCCCCATATCCGGGTCGATAATATCAACCCATTCAACCTCGACCTCCTGTCCCAGCTCGGGCACGAGCAGGCCAGCGCGCTCAATGCCCACCACTTTCGCGGCCTGCAAACGGCCACCCTTCTCAAGGGCGCCTGTCTGCTGACTGTCATCATTGGGTATAAAACGGTAAATCGGCGAATGGTTACGGTTATCTTCGGTCAGGTAGACGTAACTGTTGGCCGGATCAACGGCAACTGCCTCGTGTTTGAAGCGTCCCATGTCGACAATCGGTTCGCCCGTGGTCTGCGCCGGGTCGGCGGTCACTTCGAACACATAGCCGTGCTTACGGCCACCCGATGCGCTGTTGTCGTTGGTGGTCTCTTCACAGGACAGCCAGGTACCCCAGGGTGTGACGCCACCGGCACAATTGGCCAGCGTGCCGCCAAGGCTGGGCGACGTACGCAGTTCGCGGCGCTCACTTCTGGAAAAATGGATATTGGTGGTACCACCGGCTGCATGCTGGCCACTGGCCATGGCCGCTTCATCGTACAACCCCAGTGCGTTGATCAACGGACCCGCACCACGTTCATGATTTCTGACCAGAATGATTTCATCACCCTGCTCGGCAATCACGCCCATGCCATCGTGGCTCAGCGGCACTGACTGACCATTGCTCATGGTGTCACCGCTCCACGACAGGGTGGCGTAGTTAAAGCCTTGCGGAAGTTGCAACAGCTCCAGGCCGGTGACGGAATCACGCACCGGTGCTACCGGCCCATAAGGGCTGTCCATTAACGCCGATGCCGGGGCGTTGGCTCGCTGCTGCGTGGCCATGGATTGCAGGGCATTGACCGCCGGGGACCCAGCAAAAGCAACGGCCATGGCGCTGCTTTTGAGCAGAGCGCGACGCGGGGGATTGTCCAGCTCGTGTTGTGACATGGGTCTACCTCATTCCAGTTGTATTACGCACGGTGCATTTTTTTGCCGCGCGCTTGACGCTATGACAGTTGTTTTTTATCGGGCCTCCATTCAACAGCAAAATTGTGACAACGGAATTACAACAACCGATGCTGAACCAAATTCATGGCTGTTACGTATACCTGCTCGCGCCCATACAAATCCGACATTTCGGTGATAAGAATTTAACCCTGTTTCAGTATCGGCCGCTATAAACACTATGCCCTTCACGCTATCTTCAAAGAGCCCCAGATAATGAATTCGTCAAAGCAGACTGGCCAGTCATCCGATCACCACAAGCGCGCCGATGTCATCATGGTCGGCGTTCTGGCTGTCTGCCTTGTCTACGCGCTGGCGTTGGCATTCTGGCACAGTACCTGGGGCAGCGCCGTGGTTGTTGGCGGCGGCACCTTGCTGGGCATGATCGTGATGCTGCAGACATTAAGAGGAACACGCCTGTTTCGTTGCCTGATGGGCGTGGCGTTTATGGTCATGTCGGCCCTGCACATCCATCAGAGCCACGGCACCATCGAAATGCACTTTTCCATTTTTGTCTTGCTGGCGCTGCTGATTTTTTACCGTGACTGGTTACCCATCGTGGTAGCAACCGTCACCATCGCCATCCACCATTTTCTGTTTTTTTATATGCAGATCAATGGTGTTGGTGTGTGGGTCACAGAGCACGCGTCCTGGAATATGATTTTCATACATGCAGGCTATGTCATCGCCGAGGCCGGCGTGCTGGTTTATCTGGCGATACTGGCCTACAAAGATGCGTTAGAGGGCGAGTCCATCGCCAATGCCACCAGCGTCATGTCCCGCTCAGGCGACAGCATCAATCTATCCTATCGTGTCGAACTGGATTCACCCGTGGCAGAAGCCTTCAACAACTTTATCACGCAACTGGAATCGCTGGTGGTGGGCGTCAATCAGAAACTGGAAAACCTGCGCACCATGGGCGATGCGCTCACCGAAAAATCATCACAGGTCAGCAGTAGCGCTGAAAAACAGGCCGGCGAAAGCGACTACATGGTGCAGGCCATGCGCGAAATGAGCTCGGCCACGGCAGAAGTTGCGCGTAATGCCGAGCAGGCCGCTACTGCCGCCCGCAACGCCGACGACCATGCGGATCAGGGCAACCGGGCGATGCAGAATATCAAACAGGAAATCGGTTCTCTCAACCAGGATATCGAACTGACCGGCGAGGCAGTGTCAGGGACGGCAACCCTGGCGGGTGAAATCTATCAGGTGGTGGATGTCATCAAAGGCGTCGCCGAACAGACCAACTTGCTGGCACTGAATGCCGCTATCGAAGCTGCCCGCGCCGGCGACCATGGCCGCGGCTTTGCGGTGGTCGCCGACGAGGTACGTAATCTGTCCAGGCGCACGGCGCAATCCACCGCCGAAATCCAGAGTTTCATCGAACGCCTTCAAAAAGCCTCTGCTTCCGCACATGAAGCTATGGGGCGCAGCCAGAGTGCGGTTCAGCGCTGTCTGCAGGCCGCCGACTCGAGCGCGGCAACCCTGTCGGAAATGGCAACCGAGGTCACCGACATTTCACGCATCAACGCCATGATCGCGTCTGCCACTCAACAGCAGACCGCGGTCGGCGATGACGTCGCCAGCCACTTGAATGAAGTTGATGGCATTGCACGCAGCAACGCTGCACAGGCAGTCGATCTGGCCGGCCTGTCTGCCGAGCTGCAGGCGCTCAGCGGGGAGCTTGAGGGTCAGCTGCGTCGGTTTAAAACCCAGCGCACGCACTGATTTATTCCAGCACCAGACTCAGTCGCGAGAAGGAGCACTACACCATGAGTCAACTGCGGGTATTTTACGATGGTCAATGCCCTTTGTGCCTGACTGAGGTTAATCACCTGCGGCGCCTGAATAAGGCGGCGGCACTCGACCTGCAGGACATCAATGCCAATGATTTTGGTCAGCGTTTCCCACATATAGACGTTGTCGCTGCCGATCGGATACTGCATGGGGAACGCGCCGATGGCACCCTGATCTACGGTCTGGATGTCACCTGTGAAGCCTGGCAACTGGTTGGCAAGGGCCACTGGTTCTCTTTCCTGCGCTGGCCCTTTATTCGCCCCATTGCCGACCTGGGGTATCGTTTTTTTGCCCGCCACCGACACCGCATCTCCGCCTTAATCGGTCGCCGTACTGCCTGTGACGACAGCTGCCAATGAAACTGGCGCTGGTACTGGGTGACCAACTGAGCACAGATATCTCCTGCCTTGGTGAGCTCAACAAAAACAAAGACCTGGTCGTCATGGCAGAGGTCAACGACGAAGCCCGTTACGTCAAACATCACCAACACAAGATAGCTCTGATATTCTGCGCCATGCGGCGCTTTGCCAACGCATTGCAGGCCGATGGCTGGCGGGTGCATTACCATTACTTCAGCGCCGATACACCCTATCGAAGTTTGCTTGATGTTGTCGCCGCTGTGGCGGAGGACCATCACCCGGAAGAACTGGTGATGACTGAATGCGGTGAGTACCGGCTGCACCACAACATCGTCAGCAACTGGCAACGCACATTGAACATACCGGTCACCATCCTCAGTGATGACCGCTTTTTTTGCAGCAAGCAGCGTTTCTCCGACTGGGCCCGTGGCCGCAAACAGCTGCGTATGGAGTATTTTTATCGCGAGATGCGTCGGGATACCGGCCTGCTGATGAACGGCAATCAACCGGCAGGCGATTCGTGGAATTTCGACGGCAGCAATCGGCGCCGCTACCGTGGCTCACCGGCGCTGCCCGAGTTGCCCAGGTTCAGATACAACGCTGACGACAAGGCTGTGTTCGACCTGGTGGCAGAACACTTCAGCGACCACCCAGGCACACTGACAAAGTTCAACTGGCCAGTGACGCGGACACAGGCATTGCGCGCACTGGATGATTTTGTGCGCCACCGACTGCCCTGCTTTGGCGACTTTCAGGATGCCATGACGCAGAGTGAATCGTTCATGTTTCACAGTCTGTTATCAACCAGCATCAACTGTGGTCTGCTTGCCCCCCGCGAAGTCTGCGAGGCCGCCCAGAGCGCCTACCAGGACAACAAAGTGCCATTAAATGCAGCGGAAGGTTTTATTCGTCAGATTCTGGGCTGGCGCGAATATGTACGCGGCATCTACTGGCTGATGATGCCCGGCTACGCCAGCAACAATGGCCTCGGTAATTCACGAAGCCTGCCTGCTTTTTATTGGAGCGGGGAGACTGACATGAACTGCATGCGCGAAGCATTCAATAACACCTTTGAACACGCCTACGCCCACCACATTCAACGCCTGATGGTGACAGGCAACTTTGCTCTGCTGGCGGGTGTCGCACCAACGGATATCTGTGACTGGTACCTTGCGGTGTACGCCGATGCTTATGATTGGGTAGAACTGCCCAACACCCTGGGCATGGTCATGCATGCCGATGAAGGGTTGCTGGGCAGCAAGCCCTATGCTGCGTCCGGCAATTACATCAATAAGATGTCGGACTACTGCAAACAGTGCCGTTACTCGGTAAAGACCAGCACAGAACAGGACAGCTGCCCGTTCAACAGCCTGTACTGGCACTTCATGAGCCGACACCGTGATCACTTTGATCGCAACCCGAGAATGACCATGGTGTATCGCAGCTACGACAAAATGGCTGCGGACAAGAAGCAGGCGCTGATGCAGCGCGCAACATATTTGCTGAAGA encodes:
- a CDS encoding alpha/beta fold hydrolase, with amino-acid sequence MKKSFLRFQYSMAAAVFCLAALLNPAAVLAQTGTHNENALMNEESPVPGISFRFIETNGIRMRLATMGDSGPLVIMAHGWPESWYSWRHQIKAVADAGYRVVAPDMRGYGATDAPADVEDYNIRTVAADIVGIVDAYGEDKAILMGHDWGSIVAWNTVLLHPERFSALVAMSVPYSGRPAESPLASWQSAFGENFYYILYHQEPGVAEAEYDADPRGLLSRLYLSPDSPREAPQVTDRHRSAGGWIPRLGAAKGLPDWLTQDDLDYFVSQFEAAGFRGGVNYYRNFHRNWEITPQLTDKKVTVPTLFIAGENDVVIGGASQGRLQGAMNRVVEDLRGVVVLPEAGHWIQQELPEETNAAVLEFLEGL
- a CDS encoding alkaline phosphatase PhoX → MSQHELDNPPRRALLKSSAMAVAFAGSPAVNALQSMATQQRANAPASALMDSPYGPVAPVRDSVTGLELLQLPQGFNYATLSWSGDTMSNGQSVPLSHDGMGVIAEQGDEIILVRNHERGAGPLINALGLYDEAAMASGQHAAGGTTNIHFSRSERRELRTSPSLGGTLANCAGGVTPWGTWLSCEETTNDNSASGGRKHGYVFEVTADPAQTTGEPIVDMGRFKHEAVAVDPANSYVYLTEDNRNHSPIYRFIPNDDSQQTGALEKGGRLQAAKVVGIERAGLLVPELGQEVEVEWVDIIDPDMGPIGDLSGPYLQANEAGALSISRGEGIWYSEGLFYIVDTSAGENADGEPGQGEGAVWMLDPAENRLRCLFASTSAQMANNPDNIAVSPRGGVVLCEDGGGVGDQFGFGERVMGLQVTGDTFIFAKNNIVLSEGNISSSGKQCAPGDYRQQEVAGACFDSTGEFLFINIQTPGITFAIWGPWERGPL
- a CDS encoding cryptochrome/photolyase family protein, giving the protein MKLALVLGDQLSTDISCLGELNKNKDLVVMAEVNDEARYVKHHQHKIALIFCAMRRFANALQADGWRVHYHYFSADTPYRSLLDVVAAVAEDHHPEELVMTECGEYRLHHNIVSNWQRTLNIPVTILSDDRFFCSKQRFSDWARGRKQLRMEYFYREMRRDTGLLMNGNQPAGDSWNFDGSNRRRYRGSPALPELPRFRYNADDKAVFDLVAEHFSDHPGTLTKFNWPVTRTQALRALDDFVRHRLPCFGDFQDAMTQSESFMFHSLLSTSINCGLLAPREVCEAAQSAYQDNKVPLNAAEGFIRQILGWREYVRGIYWLMMPGYASNNGLGNSRSLPAFYWSGETDMNCMREAFNNTFEHAYAHHIQRLMVTGNFALLAGVAPTDICDWYLAVYADAYDWVELPNTLGMVMHADEGLLGSKPYAASGNYINKMSDYCKQCRYSVKTSTEQDSCPFNSLYWHFMSRHRDHFDRNPRMTMVYRSYDKMAADKKQALMQRATYLLKNLDSL
- a CDS encoding (2Fe-2S)-binding protein — protein: MYVCICRQITDTQIREYCAGGDVSMADVRANLGLASDCGRCGKFAKQIIAETISAAGLKDAASAIKDLAYAA
- a CDS encoding thiol-disulfide oxidoreductase DCC family protein, which translates into the protein MSQLRVFYDGQCPLCLTEVNHLRRLNKAAALDLQDINANDFGQRFPHIDVVAADRILHGERADGTLIYGLDVTCEAWQLVGKGHWFSFLRWPFIRPIADLGYRFFARHRHRISALIGRRTACDDSCQ
- a CDS encoding DUF3301 domain-containing protein; protein product: MLSLMDLVWLALLVVLVNHWWRSRDAKAFALQYAARRCKELNLQLLDQSMVLQKSRLRRGDTSVLQWYRRYDFEFSSTGHERYLGSVELAGNRLLGIEMSAYVTSE
- a CDS encoding methyl-accepting chemotaxis protein yields the protein MNSSKQTGQSSDHHKRADVIMVGVLAVCLVYALALAFWHSTWGSAVVVGGGTLLGMIVMLQTLRGTRLFRCLMGVAFMVMSALHIHQSHGTIEMHFSIFVLLALLIFYRDWLPIVVATVTIAIHHFLFFYMQINGVGVWVTEHASWNMIFIHAGYVIAEAGVLVYLAILAYKDALEGESIANATSVMSRSGDSINLSYRVELDSPVAEAFNNFITQLESLVVGVNQKLENLRTMGDALTEKSSQVSSSAEKQAGESDYMVQAMREMSSATAEVARNAEQAATAARNADDHADQGNRAMQNIKQEIGSLNQDIELTGEAVSGTATLAGEIYQVVDVIKGVAEQTNLLALNAAIEAARAGDHGRGFAVVADEVRNLSRRTAQSTAEIQSFIERLQKASASAHEAMGRSQSAVQRCLQAADSSAATLSEMATEVTDISRINAMIASATQQQTAVGDDVASHLNEVDGIARSNAAQAVDLAGLSAELQALSGELEGQLRRFKTQRTH
- the bfr gene encoding bacterioferritin yields the protein MKADKTMIKHLNKALGNELVAINQYFLHSRMYKDRGLVKLADKEYEESIDEMKHADQLIERILFLEGLPNLQSLGKLLIGEHTKEMLECDLKLENMAIPDLRDGIEYAESIRDYVSRELLASILESEEEHVDWLETQLSLIDSVGLENYQQSMM